DNA from Agathobaculum sp. NTUH-O15-33:
CTAGCGCAAGCGTGCGGCGCGCCGAACGAATCAGCGTGTAGTTTTCCAACTTGTGTTTCCTCCCTATACCCCAAAAACGACGGAGCGCGGCTTTTGCCGCGCTCCGCCGTCTTTGAAACGTTTTTTTGTTTTGCCGCTCAGTTTTTCTGGGTCAGCGCCGCGTCGTTCTTGGCCGCGAGCTCTTGTAAGCGCGCAAGCTGCGTTTGCTCTTCGTGGATATCCACGAACTTGCCGATCGCGCCGACGACCTCGCCGCTGCTCTCATTCTCCCACAGCGGGCGCGCCACGGCCTTGAACCAGCGTTCCTGCCCGCCTACATGCAGCCGGTAGGAAGCTTTGGCGATCGGCCGGTCGGGCGTGGCGCTGCGCAGCCGGTCGCGCAGGTCCTGATAGTCGGCCTCGCGGAACACACGCCGCATCTCGGCGTTCTCCGCCGGATGCTCGATCAGCATGCTCAGTCCCAACTGCCGCGCGCCCCATTCAGACATCGTCAGCACGTCGGTATGGTAGTTGTACTCAAACTGAATTTCGTTGGACATCGAGGCAAAGAACTGATATTTCGTCCGCTCCTGCTCCAAAAGGGACAGCGTGCGGCTGGATATCTTCTTGCCCGTCAATATCTGGCTGGACAGCGCGCGTATATTTTCCTCGTTCACCTCGCCCTGCGAATGCAGGCGCAGTTCTTCCTTCAGAAAAGGCGCGACTTGCCGCAGGCAATCCATCAGCAGCGGGTTAAACGTACCGCACTCGCCGCCAAGGATCATGTTCAGCGCGGTCTCGTGCGAATACGCCGCCTTGTAAACGCGTTCGCTCGTCAGCGCATCGTACACATCGGCCAGCGCGACCACCTGCGCTTCGATCGGGATATCGTCGCCTTTCAGGCGGTCCGGATAGCCGCGCCCATCGTACCGCTCATGGTGCCAGCGGCAAATGCTGTAGGATACCTCGATCAGTTCCTCGTGGTGCCGGAGCATCGCGTCCTTCATAATCGCGGCGCCGATCTCGCTGTGCGTTTTCATGACCTCAAACTCCTCGGTCGTCAGCCGACCGGGCTTGTTGAGGATATTTTCCGGGATGGATATCTTACCGATATCGTGCAGCGCGGAAGCGTTGACGATGAGCGCGATCTTAGCCGCGGAAAGCGGGTATCGGTCGGTCATTTCCTGCAGCTTGCGCAGGAATATCTCGGTCAGCGTGCGGATATGCAGCACATGCAGACCGCTTTCGCCATTACGAAATTCCACGATATTGCTCAGGATTTCGACCATCAAAAAGTTATTCTTTTCCTTTTCCACGACCTGCTCGGCCACCATGCCCTCTAATTCCTTCTGTTTGGAATAGAGCATGATAATGTTATGGACGCGGCGCTTGACCGTCTTTTCGTCAAACGGGCGGCTGATATATTCGCTCGCCCCCAGATCATACGCGTGATCGATATAGGAGGAGGCGGTTTCGGAAGAGATCGTGATGACCGGAATGCGCGCGATCCAGTCGTTTTTGTTCATCATGGCCAGCACTTCAAACCCATCCATTTCGGGCATGACAATATCAAGCAGGACCAGAGAGATCTCATCCTGCCTTCTTTTCAGTGCTTCGACCGCTTCCGCGCCGTTGGACGCTTCGATGATCTGATAATCGTCCGCCAGCATATCGGCAAGCATCGCGCGGTTCATCTCGGTATCGTCCACGATCAGGATCGTGCCTTGCTTTTTCATTCGTGCTCTCTCTTTCTGACCGTCAGGCGTTCACGCAGCATGCAATGCACCGGATCGTTTCTTCATAGGTCTCCTTCGCCCGGTCGTAAAGGGTCTCCGCATCGGGTGTGATCAAGCCCCCGCGCAGCGCCTCGGTAAGCGCCGCGGCAGCGTTCTGCAGCTTTGTCAGCGACAGGTTCATGCAAATGCCCTTCAGCGAGTGGGCGGCGCGGAACGCTTCTTCCGCGTTGCCGCTCTGCATGGCGTCCGTCAGGGTTGCAAAGCTCAAATCTCCCTTAAACATACGGAGAAAACGGGCGATCCGGTCATCGCTCATCAGGCGGCGGCGCACGTCCTCGTAATCCGCGCCCATGCTTTCATAACATTCTTTTATCGTCATTGTGCGTGATTCTCCTTGCTTTCTTTTATCAGCAGGCTCTCAAACTCCGGCTGCGGCATGGGGCGGTAAAATACATAGCCCTGCACATAATCGCAGCCGATCTCCGTTAGATATTTGACCTGATCCATTTCCTCGATGCCCTCCGCCACGGTGTGGATATGGAACTTTTGCAGCAGCTCCACGATACCCTGCACCAGCGCCAGATCACGCGTGTGGTCGGCGCCGTCGGTGAAGAAAAAGCTGTCTATCTTGACCACATCCACCGGCAGGTCCTTGAGCAGGCTCAGCGAGGAATAGCCCTTGCCAAAATCATCGATCGAGCAGGAAAAGCCGTGCGCCTTCAAATCCTGCACGATGTTCAGCATCAGCCCGGCGTTATCAAATACGATCGATTCGGTAAATTCAATTTCCAGCAGCGCGGGCGGGATGCGGTACTTGTCCCGGATCTCCACATAGCGCCGTACAAAGTTTTGGTCATAAAACTGAATGCGCGAAACATTCACCGAAACCGGGCACACAGGCTTGCCTTCGTCCATCATGCGGCGCAGGCTGCGGCACACGTCTTCCAGCACATAGCGGTCCAGCTGGTCGATCATGAACTTTTGCTCGAATACCGGGATGAAGCGATCGGGCGGGATGATACCGCCATCCTCCGTCCGCCAGCGCACCAGCGCTTCCGCGCACCCCACCCGTCTAGTCTTTAAATCGACCTTGGGCTGGTAATGAACCGTAAACTCGCGGCGTTCCAGCGCTTCCAGCATACGGTTTTCTATGTTCTTCTCTTCCCGCAGACGCTGCCGGATGCTTTCGTTGTAGTACACATAATTATGGTTGGTACCGTTTTTAACCGTTTTGCGCGCAAAATTCGCGCGATCAAGCAGACCGTCGATGGTCAGCTTTTCGACCACGTCTTCGATGCAGCAAATGCCGCAGCAAGTCGGCAGCGACTGGCGATAGTTCGAGGCGTGCATAAACTCGGTGATCAGATGGTCGACGCGGCGCTGTCTGACGGCGACCTCTTCCTTATTTTGATAATGCAGCAGCAGTACAAAATTATCCGCCGACACGCGACCGCACAGTTCCCTCTCGTCCAGCTCGGCCAAAAGCATTTCGCTGTACCGCGACAGCACGCTGTCGCCGTAGGCATAGCCGAACACATCGTTTATGTATTTAAAATCCGCGAAATCGGTATAGACGATCGCGTATTTTACCAATTTTTCGCTGTCAATCAACTGCTGCGCTCGTTCCTTGAACGCACTGAGCACATATACGCCCGTCAGCGTGTCGCGGCGGGTCAAGTCGCTCAATTTGCGGTTGGTGTTTTCCAGCGTCAGCAGCTTTTGCGAGGAAGCCCAGAAAATAAACGCCCACGTGACCAACATGACCAGCAGCATCCCAACGCAGATGATCATCAGCTGCCGCGTCATTCTGGCTGAATACGCCTCGGCTGCGAATACCGTATCGTTCGCCTGATCAAAATATGCTTCGCTCAGGGTCAGCAGCTCCTCGTGGGTCGCCGCGCCACTGCGGTGCGCATAGATTTCTCGTTTTACCTCGTCCCACATTGCGCTGAGCTTGGCGAGGTTTTGCTGGTAAGCGGCGTCGTCCGGCGTCGGCAGGCCGTATTCGCCCTGCGCTCCGTTCAGCTCGCGCAAGATATTGTCCAGATATTCCAGCGTATCGTCATTCGGCTGGCCCATCAGTTCCAGCTTGATCAGCCGCTGCGTCGCGCCGCGAACGATACCGACGTAGTTGATCAGCCTGCCGTTCGACTGCATCCGCACGATGGCGCTCACCGTGATACTGCCGAGCAGGATGAGCGATAGGAATAAACTGATTAGGCCCACCTTTAAGAACCGCTTCAACCGCCCGTCACCGCCCTTTTATATAGACATTTTTACATAAACGCGCACGAATACATCACCCGCACGAAAAACAGCACAATATTTAACGTACGTGTCCGCCCCGGTTACCCGCGCCGCAGCATAATCTATACTTAATGTATATTGTACCTCATTTAGGTCAAAGAAGCAAGCCGAAGTCGCCGCTCGTTTCCGATAAATACATGAAAACGGGCGGATCGGCCCGAAAGCGCCGATCCGCCCGTTTGATTCTTGCGCTTGCCGGTCAATCGATCCAGCGGTGCAGGGTCTCCATCAGCCGGTCGATCTCAAGCGGCTTGGTCACGTGCTCGTTCATGCCCGCCTGCCGCGCGCGGTACGCGTCGTCCGCAAAAGCGTTCGCAGTCAGGGCGATAATGGGAATACTCCCCCCGTCCGGCCGGCCCGCTGCGGCCATGGCGCGGATCGCCCGGGTGGCTTCATAGCCATCCATCACGGGCATCTGTATATCCATCAGGATCAGCGCGTAGGTGTTGGGCGGGGCGGCGGAAAAGCGTTCCACCGCCTGCCTCCCATTGGCCGCGCATACGATTTGCAGCCCCGACATGCCCAGAAGCTCCTGCGCGATCTCGCGGTTGAGTTCGTTATCCTCCACCAAGAGGATGCGGGTGTCCGGCGCGAAAGCCGTTTCACACGCATCATTCCCGTCGCAGGACGGCTCGGATGCCGCTTCCTTCTCCGCCAGCTTGAGAAACAAGGTAACGATAAAGCGCGTTCCCTCTTCCAGCCGGCTTTCCACCCGAATGGTGCCGCTCATCATCTGCACCAAATTATGCGTGATGGCAAGGCCCAGACCGGTGCCCTGTACCTCGCTCACCCGGGTATCGGCCGCCCGCTCGAACGGTGTGAACAGCTTGTCGATAAACGCCGGCGGAATACCGATGCCATTGTCCTCGACGATAAACTCAAAGCAGCCCACCCCTCGTTCGCCGGACAGTTTTTCCTCGACCGACAGGGAGATGCGGCCGCCCTCGCCGGTGTATTTAACCGCGTTGGAGAGCAGGTTGATCAGGATCTGCTGCACGCGCATGGCGTCCCCGCAAACCGCGTTGCTGCGCACCATGCCATGGGTCTCAAATAGCTGGTGCTTACGCTCCACATCCGGCCGGACGATCTGCGCGACCGTGTGCAGCGTATCGTCCAGCATAAAGGTGCTTTCGTCCAAACTGATGTTGCCGGATTCGATCTTCGACATATCCAGCACCTCGTTGATCAGCCCCAACAGGTGCTTGCCGGAAATCAGGATCTTGTTCAGGCAATCGGCGGTCTTCTCGTGGTCCTCCAGCTGTTTTTCCGCAATGGAAGCCATGCCAATGATCGCGTTCATCGGCGTGCGGATATCGTGGCTCATGCGGGACAAAAACTCGGATTTGGCGCGGCCCGCGCGCTGCGCGCCCTCGTACGCTTCTTCCAGCGCCTGCTTGGCCATTTTCTCTTCCGCTTGCCGTTCCAGCGCCTGCTGCTTCTCTCCGGTTATGTTGCGCAGCGTGACGATAGCGGTTTTGGTCTCCGCGTTCTCCATCGATACGGGGTGGACCTCCAACCGCAGCCACGAGACCCCTGCCCCGTCCTCCTGCACCTGCCGGAACTCCACCTCGGTGTGTCCTCCCGCGCGCGAGACTTCGTCCAGCAGCCGCTGCCGGTCGCAAGCGCGGCCCACCTCGGCGCGCGAACCCTCTTCGACATAGGGTAAAAGGTAGGTGCAAAGATCTTTGGAATAACAGCCTGCGCGCGGGAAGGACAGGCTGTCCCGCGCCTGCGGCAGGCGTACCGCATAGTATTGATCCTCGGATAGGTTCACGTAAAATATACTGATATAAACGCCGCTGATCGCTTGTAGGGCTGATTGGCTCATATGCAAGCGCTCGCTGCTTTCCGAAAGCGTTTCCTTCATGCTGTGGATATTGCGGATCGTGCCCACCACACGGCAGGGCCTTCCGTCATGCTCGATCAGCCGGCTGCTGATCCGATGCCAGCGATAGGCGCCGGGCGCCGAGTGCGGCGTGACCACGCGAACCTCAAAGATACCGGCCCGGCCGTTGCAGATATTGTCGCGCACCAGCGGCGCGTCCTCCGGGTGCATAAAGCGTTCGTCCAGCAAAAGCTTCGAGTAGTCGCGCAGCGCCCGGCGCTCCACCCCCTGCCCCGGCTTTGGTTCATAGCTGATGAAGGTATCCGAATCCATCAGGTACTCAAACATGGCGTCGCGGCTGGATTCCATCGCCACGCGGTACATCTCCTGCTCCTGTTCGAGCTGCTGCTGCAGCGTCTTACGCTCCGTGATATCGATCAGCGTGCGCTGGATCACCAGATCGCCCTCCGGCGTACGATCTACCACCATATTGGTGCCGTCCAGCCAGCGGAGCGTTCCGTCGCGCAACAGCGCGCGGTAGGACCGGTCCTGTCGGTCGCCCAGCTCCCGCAGAAGCAAATAGGTATCGCGCAGCATGGCCTGATCCTCCGACAGCACCGTGCCCAGCACGCCGTCGTGCCAGTCGCGAACCCCCGCCTCTTGGTTTTCATAGCCTAAGAGGGACAGCGCCGCCCGGTTGAGCGAGATCAGCTCGTAAGTGCCGTCCGCGCGGCGGACAAAGCGGATGATGCCGCAGGGCACCGTATCGTAAATGCTGGTTAACAGCTGCGTCTGTTCCCGCAGGCGCTGTGCGTCCTCTTCCGCGCGGGTCACATCCAGATACAGGCTGTTGACCATCCAATGCCCGTTTGCGTCACGCGCTTTCTTGCCGCTATCCAGCACCCATTTTAGGCTGCCGTCCTTGCAGCGGACCCGATAGCGCGTGGCATAGGCAAGACCGCCGTCCCGAAACGCTTCTTCGCAATCCGCGAGGGCCTGCTCCAAATCGGGCGGATAAACGGCCCCCACCGCGGTACCGCCCGTAACGGCCATGAACTCCTCCACCGTGTAGCCGAACAATGCGGCGGCTTCCTCGCTGACAAAGGCAAAGGAATAGGTAGCATCATCCCGACTGATCTTGAGGCCGCCCGCAACGGATGACAGCACCACATCCATCTGCCGGTTTTGCTGTAGCGCCTGCGCTTCCAGCGCTTTGAGACGTTCCTGCACATATTCGTAGGATTGTTTGCCGATCTTCTCCGGAAACAGCTCTTCTTCGACCAGATCCTCGTACGGGTTGGAGCAATGAATATGCGCGCAGCGCAGGCCTCCGTCTGTTTGCTGTAAAACGATCGTCACCCGCTGGTGCACCTTTAGGTACATTCCCACATCGGGCGCGGTAGCCACCCACATGCGGCCGGATACCACATACAATCCCGGCGACGGTTCGATCACATCATATTCCTCGTCCCAGATATCGCACTTTGGGATCGCGCCTTCAAATCGGGTGAAGATATCCAGCGCAGCTTCTCGTCCCACAAGGTATTGATCCTCGCCGGCGCCCAGCCAAGTGAACTGCGGGGCAAAATAAGCGGCCACGCCGGTCGAGTTACCGTCGCAGTAGTGCATGTGCATCAATCGGCTTGCTAGGGCCTTCGCCGCCTCCCGGCGTTCGGCCTGCGCCGCGTCATTCTGAATCCCCAATTTGCCCCAACCTTTCTCTTTCGCACATGCGAAAAACAACATTTTCACTTTAATCATACCTGATTGCACGTAAAGCGTCAAGAACAATGGTGGTGATTCAAAGAAAGAGGCGCGGATACCGCCACGATATCCGCGCCTTTTATTCCAAACAGGTCATAGAAACAGTATCCGCCACGCTCAGCTCCGCGCCTGCGGCCGCTCCAGTTCCATCACCCTACGGCAATCCGCCATACCGGGAGTCGTTGGATCGTTCAGCGCGTTCCAAATATTCGATACGATCACAAACAGGCAATAAGGGCTTTTCGCGGCGCCGACGACAACATTCCATACATCCGCCCAAGTCACCATGCTGGCGGCGGTCAAGCCGCCATAGGCCAACGCCGTCGCAAACGCGCCCAGCGTGATCTGAACCCAAACCACCGGGTTCCTCAGCCGCAGCTTCCAGTTCATCTATCGTTCTCCCTTCCACCTATACATTTCCCGTTTTGCAGTATATGACTTCCGGCGTTATTTTGTTCCGCTTCGCGGGTCTGCTCCGATAGCGAAGAAACACCCCGTCCGGCTTAGAAGTCTCGCCGTATTGCGGCGGGACTTCGTGCCATAAGGGGTGTCCCGTTCCTTTGTCCTCCTCGGAGCAGCGCCCAGCGCAGCGGGTCTGCTCCGATAACGAAGAAACACCCCGTCCGGCTTAGAAGTCTCGCTGCATTGCGGCGGGGCTTCGTGCCATAAGGGGTGT
Protein-coding regions in this window:
- a CDS encoding ATP-binding protein, encoding MGIQNDAAQAERREAAKALASRLMHMHYCDGNSTGVAAYFAPQFTWLGAGEDQYLVGREAALDIFTRFEGAIPKCDIWDEEYDVIEPSPGLYVVSGRMWVATAPDVGMYLKVHQRVTIVLQQTDGGLRCAHIHCSNPYEDLVEEELFPEKIGKQSYEYVQERLKALEAQALQQNRQMDVVLSSVAGGLKISRDDATYSFAFVSEEAAALFGYTVEEFMAVTGGTAVGAVYPPDLEQALADCEEAFRDGGLAYATRYRVRCKDGSLKWVLDSGKKARDANGHWMVNSLYLDVTRAEEDAQRLREQTQLLTSIYDTVPCGIIRFVRRADGTYELISLNRAALSLLGYENQEAGVRDWHDGVLGTVLSEDQAMLRDTYLLLRELGDRQDRSYRALLRDGTLRWLDGTNMVVDRTPEGDLVIQRTLIDITERKTLQQQLEQEQEMYRVAMESSRDAMFEYLMDSDTFISYEPKPGQGVERRALRDYSKLLLDERFMHPEDAPLVRDNICNGRAGIFEVRVVTPHSAPGAYRWHRISSRLIEHDGRPCRVVGTIRNIHSMKETLSESSERLHMSQSALQAISGVYISIFYVNLSEDQYYAVRLPQARDSLSFPRAGCYSKDLCTYLLPYVEEGSRAEVGRACDRQRLLDEVSRAGGHTEVEFRQVQEDGAGVSWLRLEVHPVSMENAETKTAIVTLRNITGEKQQALERQAEEKMAKQALEEAYEGAQRAGRAKSEFLSRMSHDIRTPMNAIIGMASIAEKQLEDHEKTADCLNKILISGKHLLGLINEVLDMSKIESGNISLDESTFMLDDTLHTVAQIVRPDVERKHQLFETHGMVRSNAVCGDAMRVQQILINLLSNAVKYTGEGGRISLSVEEKLSGERGVGCFEFIVEDNGIGIPPAFIDKLFTPFERAADTRVSEVQGTGLGLAITHNLVQMMSGTIRVESRLEEGTRFIVTLFLKLAEKEAASEPSCDGNDACETAFAPDTRILLVEDNELNREIAQELLGMSGLQIVCAANGRQAVERFSAAPPNTYALILMDIQMPVMDGYEATRAIRAMAAAGRPDGGSIPIIALTANAFADDAYRARQAGMNEHVTKPLEIDRLMETLHRWID
- a CDS encoding HD-GYP domain-containing protein; translation: MKKQGTILIVDDTEMNRAMLADMLADDYQIIEASNGAEAVEALKRRQDEISLVLLDIVMPEMDGFEVLAMMNKNDWIARIPVITISSETASSYIDHAYDLGASEYISRPFDEKTVKRRVHNIIMLYSKQKELEGMVAEQVVEKEKNNFLMVEILSNIVEFRNGESGLHVLHIRTLTEIFLRKLQEMTDRYPLSAAKIALIVNASALHDIGKISIPENILNKPGRLTTEEFEVMKTHSEIGAAIMKDAMLRHHEELIEVSYSICRWHHERYDGRGYPDRLKGDDIPIEAQVVALADVYDALTSERVYKAAYSHETALNMILGGECGTFNPLLMDCLRQVAPFLKEELRLHSQGEVNEENIRALSSQILTGKKISSRTLSLLEQERTKYQFFASMSNEIQFEYNYHTDVLTMSEWGARQLGLSMLIEHPAENAEMRRVFREADYQDLRDRLRSATPDRPIAKASYRLHVGGQERWFKAVARPLWENESSGEVVGAIGKFVDIHEEQTQLARLQELAAKNDAALTQKN
- a CDS encoding putative bifunctional diguanylate cyclase/phosphodiesterase: MKRFLKVGLISLFLSLILLGSITVSAIVRMQSNGRLINYVGIVRGATQRLIKLELMGQPNDDTLEYLDNILRELNGAQGEYGLPTPDDAAYQQNLAKLSAMWDEVKREIYAHRSGAATHEELLTLSEAYFDQANDTVFAAEAYSARMTRQLMIICVGMLLVMLVTWAFIFWASSQKLLTLENTNRKLSDLTRRDTLTGVYVLSAFKERAQQLIDSEKLVKYAIVYTDFADFKYINDVFGYAYGDSVLSRYSEMLLAELDERELCGRVSADNFVLLLHYQNKEEVAVRQRRVDHLITEFMHASNYRQSLPTCCGICCIEDVVEKLTIDGLLDRANFARKTVKNGTNHNYVYYNESIRQRLREEKNIENRMLEALERREFTVHYQPKVDLKTRRVGCAEALVRWRTEDGGIIPPDRFIPVFEQKFMIDQLDRYVLEDVCRSLRRMMDEGKPVCPVSVNVSRIQFYDQNFVRRYVEIRDKYRIPPALLEIEFTESIVFDNAGLMLNIVQDLKAHGFSCSIDDFGKGYSSLSLLKDLPVDVVKIDSFFFTDGADHTRDLALVQGIVELLQKFHIHTVAEGIEEMDQVKYLTEIGCDYVQGYVFYRPMPQPEFESLLIKESKENHAQ
- a CDS encoding phage holin; the protein is MNWKLRLRNPVVWVQITLGAFATALAYGGLTAASMVTWADVWNVVVGAAKSPYCLFVIVSNIWNALNDPTTPGMADCRRVMELERPQARS
- a CDS encoding Hpt domain-containing protein produces the protein MTIKECYESMGADYEDVRRRLMSDDRIARFLRMFKGDLSFATLTDAMQSGNAEEAFRAAHSLKGICMNLSLTKLQNAAAALTEALRGGLITPDAETLYDRAKETYEETIRCIACCVNA